The Bryobacteraceae bacterium genome includes a window with the following:
- a CDS encoding galactose-1-phosphate uridylyltransferase, with protein sequence MLDLRTHPHRRYNPLTGEWLLVSPHRTQRPWQGQVEKLPPETRPAYDPACYLCPGNARAGGHRNPQYEKTFVFTNDFSALLAESPEGDASAHGLLRAEGVRGVCRVICFSPRHDLTVAEMETADVAAVVETWVEEFESLMREPFIRYVQIFENRGEMMGCSNPHPHCQIWASSVVPDEVAREEAMQTEYWRAHGRTLLGDYLELEIGLGERIVCMNDHFAALVPWWAVWPFETMIVSRRAATGIDELSGEERAGLADILKRITTRYDNLFEISFPYSFGFHQRTAGERNPAWHLHAHFFPPLLRSATVRKFLVGYEMLAMPQRDITAEAAAARLREQSEVHYRKR encoded by the coding sequence ATGCTCGATCTGCGCACGCACCCGCACCGCCGCTACAATCCGCTCACGGGCGAGTGGCTTCTGGTAAGCCCGCACCGCACGCAGCGTCCCTGGCAGGGGCAGGTGGAGAAGCTGCCGCCGGAGACGCGGCCCGCCTACGATCCTGCATGCTATCTCTGCCCGGGCAATGCACGGGCCGGAGGACACCGCAACCCGCAGTACGAAAAAACATTCGTTTTCACAAATGATTTTTCGGCCCTGCTTGCGGAATCACCGGAGGGAGATGCTTCCGCCCATGGACTGTTGCGCGCCGAGGGGGTCCGCGGCGTCTGCCGGGTCATCTGCTTCTCTCCGCGCCACGATCTGACGGTGGCGGAGATGGAGACGGCGGACGTTGCCGCCGTGGTGGAGACGTGGGTGGAGGAGTTCGAATCGCTGATGCGCGAGCCGTTCATCCGCTACGTGCAGATCTTCGAGAACCGCGGCGAGATGATGGGCTGCTCGAATCCGCATCCGCACTGTCAGATCTGGGCCAGCAGCGTCGTGCCGGATGAAGTGGCGCGGGAAGAGGCCATGCAGACGGAGTACTGGCGCGCGCACGGCCGGACGCTGCTCGGAGATTATCTGGAGCTTGAGATCGGGCTGGGCGAGAGGATCGTGTGCATGAACGACCATTTCGCCGCGCTCGTGCCATGGTGGGCTGTGTGGCCGTTCGAGACGATGATCGTCAGCCGCCGGGCGGCGACGGGGATCGACGAGCTGTCGGGCGAAGAGCGCGCCGGGCTGGCGGACATCCTCAAGCGGATCACGACCCGCTACGACAACCTGTTCGAGATTTCGTTCCCCTACTCGTTCGGCTTCCATCAGCGCACGGCGGGAGAGCGCAACCCGGCATGGCATCTGCACGCGCATTTCTTTCCGCCGCTGCTTCGTTCGGCGACGGTGAGGAAGTTTCTGGTCGGCTACGAAATGCTGGCCATGCCGCAGCGGGACATCACGGCGGAGGCGGCGGCGGCGCGGCTGCGCGAACAGAGCGAAGTGCACTACCGGAAGCGCTGA